A single genomic interval of Mangifera indica cultivar Alphonso chromosome 5, CATAS_Mindica_2.1, whole genome shotgun sequence harbors:
- the LOC123215506 gene encoding 46 kDa FK506-binding nuclear protein: MSRRKMNDEVEQLLQSAQDEVLLKLSVNSHIAHISSNYLDSDLDRRFQALKSRPSLPQSSASSQSNRRVDNVTVNVDDELKNVLGDDLSSRFAALKASSSSSNNDDKKVNGLPVGPDISFGDDNDEEDEVEKLIRWAKDAARLDPSPPSDDEKDSDCDDSDDDYKDSDDDDDPRRKKGHT; the protein is encoded by the coding sequence atgagCAGGAGGAAGATGAATGATGAAGTTGAACAACTTCTTCAATCTGCTCAAGATGAAGTGCTCTTAAAACTCTCTGTTAATTCTCATATTGCCCATATATCTTCCAATTACCTCGACTCTGATCTCGACCGTCGCTTCCAAGCCCTCAAATCCCGACCCTCCCTTCCTCAATCATCTGCCTCTTCACAATCCAATCGCCGTGTTGATAATGTTACTGTCAACGTTGACGACGAATTAAAGAATGTTCTGGGAGATGATCTATCTTCGAGATTCGCCGCCCTTAAagcctcctcctcctcctctaaTAACGATGATAAGAAAGTTAATGGACTCCCTGTTGGTCCTGACATATCGTTTGGCGATGATAACGATGAAGAGGATGAGGTTGAGAAATTGATTCGGTGGGCTAAGGATGCGGCTCGTCTCGATCCGTCTCCTCCGTCTGACGATGAAAAGGATTCCGATTGTGATGATTCTGATGATGACTATAAAGATTCTGATGATGACGACGACCCTCGCCGGAAAAAAGGACACACCTAA
- the LOC123216589 gene encoding transcription factor SRM1-like → MTVDEVGSSSEWTREQDKAFENALATYPEDASDRWEKIVADIPGKTLEEIKHHYELLVDDVNRIESGCIPLPSYKSSSDGSTGHGGDEGTGKKGGHYGHYNSESNHGSKSSRSDQERRKGIAWTEDEHRLFLLGLDKYGKGDWRSISRNFVVTRTPTQVASHAQKYFIRLNSMNKDRRRSSIHDITSVGNGDITAAQGPITGQTNGLASGASSGKSAKQQPQHPAGPPAVGMYATPTIGQPIGGPLVSAVGTPVNLPAPAHMAYRSRAPGPGAVVPGAPMNAGAMPYPMPHTSAHR, encoded by the exons ATGACTGTGGATGAAGTGGGCAGTAGCTCCGAATGGACAAGAGAGCAGGATAAGGCATTTGAAAATGCTCTGGCAACTTATCCTGAAGATGCTTCCGATCGATGGGAGAAAATTGTAGCTGATATACCTGGGAAAACTCTGGAAGAGATTAAGCATCACTATGAGCTTTTAGTGGATGATGTTAACCGCATTGAATCAGGTTGTATTCCTCTGCCTAGCTATAAATCATCTTCTGATGGATCTACAGGCCATGGTGGTGATGAAGGAACTGGAAAGAAAGGTGGCCACTATGGGCATTATAACAGTGAGTCCAACCATGGAAGTAAGTCTTCACGGTCAGATCAGGAACGCCGTAAAGGGATTGCTTGGACAGAGGATGAGCACag GTTATTTCTTCTTGGTTTGGACAAATACGGTAAAGGTGACTGGCGCAGTATATCTCGCAACTTTGTGGTTACAAGAACACCAACACAGGTGGCAAGCCATGCACAAAAATACTTCATCCGATTGAACTCGATGAACAAAGATAGGAGGCGATCAAGCATTCATGATATCACCAGCGTTGGCAATGGAGACATTACAGCAGCCCAAGGACCAATCACAGGTCAAACCAATGGTTTGGCTTCAGGGGCTTCTTCTGGCAAATCAGCTAAACAGCAACCCCAACATCCAGCTGGGCCGCCAGCTGTTGGCATGTATGCTACTCCTACTATAGGTCAGCCTATAGGAGGACCCCTTGTCTCAGCCGTTGGCACCCCAGTGAATCTTCCTGCTCCAGCACACATGGCATACCGCAGTAGAGCTCCAGGACCTGGAGCAGTGGTTCCTGGTGCACCAATGAACGCTGGTGCTATGCCATACCCGATGCCGCACACATCTGCTCATAGGTGA
- the LOC123215518 gene encoding calumenin-B-like: MGKFSVIIYITIALLLLLFLSQSPKQPQNHRHRRLRLRSSFKFNPTRHEPVPFDPLVADIERIREDRQWEKLYMEDAHPELVSHEHEPAPGHESQPEWEDFMNAEDYLNDEEKFNITNRLVLLFPKIDVQPPDGYISESELTDWNMQQAERDVMHRTQRELETHDKNRDGLVSFAEYEPPSWVRNADNSSFGYDMGWWKEDHFNAADADGDGLLNITEFNDFLHPADSKNPKLILWLCKEEVRERDSDKDGKVNFKEFFHGLFDLVRNYDEEGHNSSDSFDDSMDAPARQLFSQLDKDGDGFLADVELIPIIGKIHPSERYYAKQQADYIISQADTDKDGRLTLIEMIENPYVFYSAIFSDEEEDNFDYHDEFR, encoded by the exons ATGGGTAAATTTTCAGTAATCATTTACATAACTATAGCTCTGCTTCTTCTCTTATTTCTTTCGCAATCGCCCAAGCAGCCTCAGAACCACCGCCACCGAAGGCTGAGACTTCGATCTTCTTTCAAGTTCAACCCTACACGTCACGAGCCTGTCCCATTTGACCCACTTGTGGCCGACATTGAGCGGATTCGCGAGGACAGGCAGTGGGAGAAATTGTACATGGAGGACGCGCATCCCGAGCTTGTAAGCCATGAACACGAGCCTGCCCCGGGCCATGAGAGTCAGCCCGAGTGGGAAGATTTTATGAATGCAGAAGATTACTTGAACGATGAGGAGAAGTTCAATATTACCAATAG GCTGGTGCTTTTGTTTCCAAAGATTGATGTGCAGCCACCTGATGGGTATATTAGCGAGAGTGAGTTGACTGACTGGAACATGCAGCAGGCTGAGAGGGATGTGATGCACAGGACTCAGAGAGAATTGGAGACTCATGATAAAAATCGGGATGGACTTGTGTCCTTTGCAGAGTATGAGCCTCCCAGTTGGGTTCGTAATGCAG aTAACAGTTCTTTTGGCTATGATATGGGTTGGTGGAAAGAGGATCATTTTAATGCAGCGGATGCTGATGGAGATGGTCTTTTGAATATAACTGAGTTTAATGA TTTTCTACACCCAGCTGATAGCAAAAATCCAAAGCTTATATTGTGGTTGTGCAAAGAAGAAGTAAG GGAGAGAGATTCAGACAAAGATGGTaaagttaattttaaagaatttttccaTGGGCTCTTTGACTTGGTAAGGAACTATGATGAAGAAGGTCATAATTCTTCTGATTCATTTGATGACTCAATGGATGCCCCAGCTAGACAGTTATTTTCTCAGCTTGACAAAGATGGTGATGg ATTTTTGGCAGATGTAGAGCTAATTCCAATAATTGGAAAAATTCATCCATCAGAGCGATACTATGCAAAACAACAAGCAGATTACATCATATCTCAG GCAGACACTGATAAAGATGGTCGTCTAACCCTGATAGAGATGATTGAGAACCCCTACGTATTTTACAGTGCTATTTTCAGTGATGAGGAGGAAGACAATTTTGACTACCATGATGAGTTCCGTTAA
- the LOC123215381 gene encoding mitochondrial import receptor subunit TOM40-1-like yields MAGLVPPGTTINTDPSTAKPKEDEKIDYFNLPCPIPYEEIHREALMSLKPELFEGLRFDFTKGLNQKFSLSHSVFMGPIEIPSQSAEAVKVPTAHYEFGANYIDPKLMLIGRILTDGRLSARVKCDLTDNLSLKANAQLTNEPHMSHGMINFDYKGTDYRTQFQFGNGALLGASYIQSVTPQLSLGGEVFWAGQHRKSGIGYAGRYETDKMVATGQVASTGMVALSYVQKLSEKVSLASDFMYNYMSKDVTASVGYDYILRQCRLRGKIDSNGCTAAYLEERLNMGLNFILSAEIDHKKKDYKFGFGLTVG; encoded by the exons ATGGCGGGGCTTGTACCTCCAGGTACAACTATCAATACTGACCCTTCCACGGCTAAGcccaaagaagatgaaaaaatcgATTACTTCAACTTGCCTTGCCCGATTCCCTACGAGGAAATCCACCGTGAAGCTTTAA TGTCTTTGAAGCCAGAGCTTTTTGAAGGGTTGCGCTTTGATTTTACCAAGGGACTAAATCAGAAGTTCTCACTAAGTCATAG TGTGTTTATGGGACCAATAGAAATTCCTTCTCAATCTGCTGAAGCAGTTAAAGTCCCAACTGCTCACTATGAGTTTGGTGCTAACTACATAGACCCAAAG TTGATGCTTATTGGGAGGATTTTGACGGATGGTAGACTAAGTGCTAGAGTGAAGTGTGATTTGACTGACAATCTTTCATTGAAGGCTAATGCTCAG CTTACGAATGAGCCTCATATGTCACATGGCATGATCAACTTTGATTACAAG GGTACTGACTACAGGACCCAGTTTCAGTTTGGAAATGGTGCCCTACTTGGGGCCAGTTACATCCAG AGTGTGACACCACAATTGTCTTTGGGGGGTGAAGTATTTTGGGCTGGTCAACATCGGAAGTCGGGTATTGGGTATGCTGGCCGATATGAAACCGACAAGATG GTTGCCACTGGGCAAGTTGCTAGCACTGGAATGGTTGCTCTGAGCTATGTTCAGAAGTTATCTGAGAAG GTATCTCTAGCATCGGATTTCATGTACAACTACATGTCAAAAGATGTCACTGCTAGTGTCGGTTATGATTACATCCTTAGACAG TGTCGTTTGCGAGGGAAGATTGATTCCAATGGCTGCACTGCTGCTTATCTGGAGGAGCGACTAAATATGGGCcttaattttattctttctgCTGAG ATAGATCATAAGAAGAAAGACTACAAATTTGGATTTGGGTTGACAGTAGGGTGA